Part of the Halalkalibacter krulwichiae genome is shown below.
AGAAAACGTATCAATTCCAGCCCCTAGAAGGTGTTTGTTTTCTAGCAGTTTCGCTAATGCTCGTTCATTAACAAGTTCCCCTCTTGAAGTATTAATGAAAAGGGCTCTTTTTTTTATTAATGATAATTTAGCTTCGTTTATAATCCCAACGAATTCCGGTGTTAGTCGTAGATGAATAGAAATAATATCGGAAGTAGATAGCACTTCGTCTAGGCTCAAGATGTTAACGTTAAAGTCTCGCTGTTCATTTCCTTTTGGTCCCCTTGGACGCCATGCAACGACCTCCATACCGATGCTGTTTGCGACCCTCGCTACGCCTTTCCCGATATTTCCGAATCCGATTAGTCCAAGTCGTTTTCCTTTTAGTTCAATACCAGGCAGTTGATCCCATCTTCCACTATTAAGGTTTTCTTGGTGCAGAGGAAATTGTCTTGCGCAAGCAATGATTAGTCCAATCGTCAACTCAATAACAGATTGGGAGGAAACTCCCTCCGTAGTGACGATTTTAATGCCAAGATTGGTAGCTGTTTCTTTATCAATATGATTTAAGCCTTTCCCAGTCTGTGAGATTAAAGAGAGCTTCGGAAGAGAAGAGAGAACGAAATGGTTCATATGGGTCCGTTCACGCATTAATACAACAACATCAGCGTCTTTTAAAGCGTTTACAATTTTGTGATCTGTCTGTAAAGGTGTGTTATAAATTTCTACCTCATGCCCTTGATTTTTTATTTGATCATAATGGCTAGATTGAGCATAAACGTTTTCATAGTCTCCTAAAATCGTAATTTTACTCATTTCATAACCTCCGTAGTTGTGATAGTTAACATAGTACATTAAAAACGGTTCTGTTTAATTTACTTTGTTGATAAAAAAATTTTATGATAAACAATAAATTAATTATATTTCACTAATAAAGGTTCCTCAGGTACGCTTTTAACTAGCAAGGAACTTTCTAAATAAGTCCATTACATTTCTTAGGAGGCGGAATATGACAAAAAAATTTGATTTAGTTGTTGTTGGTGCTGGTAATGCAGCTCTTTGTGCAGCGATTTCTGCAAAGGAGCATGGAATCGATGTATTGGTATTAGAGCGTGGACCGCGTCACAAAAGAGGGGGAATTCGTTTTTTACCGATGGTGCGATTCGCTTTGCTTATAATGGATTAGAGGATATAAGGGCCATCATTCCTAAAATTACGGATGAGGAAGCAGAAAAAATTCATATTCCTAGTTATAGTGAAGTAG
Proteins encoded:
- a CDS encoding NAD(P)-dependent oxidoreductase, translated to MSKITILGDYENVYAQSSHYDQIKNQGHEVEIYNTPLQTDHKIVNALKDADVVVLMRERTHMNHFVLSSLPKLSLISQTGKGLNHIDKETATNLGIKIVTTEGVSSQSVIELTIGLIIACARQFPLHQENLNSGRWDQLPGIELKGKRLGLIGFGNIGKGVARVANSIGMEVVAWRPRGPKGNEQRDFNVNILSLDEVLSTSDIISIHLRLTPEFVGIINEAKLSLIKKRALFINTSRGELVNERALAKLLENKHLLGAGIDTFSNEPLQDNPFQESTNTVLTPHIGYITYDVLQRFADASLINVERWLNNHKN